The DNA segment AGGAGATTCAGTCGTCTCAAGGCCAGATTCTGCTGTTCATCGACGAGTTGCATACCGTCGTCGGCGCCGGAGCGGCCGAAGGAGCGATGGACGCGGCCAATCTGTTGAAGCCGATGCTGGCGCGCGGCGAGTTACACCTCATCGGCGCCACGACGCTCGATGAATACCGGAAACACATTGAAAAAGACGCCGCCCTGGAACGCCGTTTCCAGACGGTCCTCGTCGATCAGCCCTCCGTGGAGAACACCGTTTCGATTTTGCGCGGCCTGAAGGAACGGTATGAAGTCCATCATGGCGTGCGGATCAAGGACAGCGCCCTGGTCGCGGCGGCGAAATTGTCCCATCGGTACATCTCGGATCGATTTCTCCCCGACAAAGCCATCGACTTGGTCGATGAAGCCGCCGCGCGGCTCCGAACCGAGATCGACAGTCTGCCGGCGGAGCTGGATGAGGTCTCACGCAAGGTGCTCCAGCTGGAAATCGAGCGTGAGGCCTTGAAGAAGGAGAAAGACGCCGCCAGCGCCGCCCGGCTGACCGCCCTCGAGGCGGAATTGACCGACAAACAACGCGACTTGCAGGCGCTCAAGACCAGGTGGGAATCGGAAAAGACGTCCGTCTCCCGCCTCCGAAAGACCCGCGAAGCGATCGAGGACGTCAAACTGAAGATCGACCAGGCCGAACGGGCATACGACCTCAATCGCGTGGCGGAATTGCGGTACGGCGAACTGCCTCGGCTCGAACGGGAGCTGTCGCTGGAACAACAACACCTGGAAAAGAAGCAGGATGCGACCAAGCTCCTGAAGGAAGAAGTGGACGAGGACGAGATCGCCGCCGTGGTCAGCCGGTGGACCGGTATTCCAGTGTCTCGATTGCTCGAAGGGGAAACCGACAAACTGCTGAAACTGGAGGAACTCCTGCACCAACGCGTCGTGGGACAGGATGAAGGCGTCCGAGCGGTGGCGGATGCCGTGCTTCGCGCGCGATCGGGCATCAAGGATCCCAATCGTCCGATCGGTTCCTTTCTGTTCCTCGGTCCGACCGGCGTCGGAAAAACGGAACTGGCCCGTGCCCTGGCCGCGACCCTGTTCGACGACGAAGGCAACCTGGTCCGAATCGACATGTCCGAATATATGGAAAAGCACACGGTCGCCCGTCTCATCGGCGCGCCTCCCGGCTATATCGGGTACGAAGAAGGCGGTCAACTCACGGAGGCCGTTCGGCGACGCCCGTTTTCGGTGATCCTGTTCGATGAAATCGAGAAAGCGCACCACGATGTCTTCAACGTCCTGCTGCAAGTCCTGGATGACGGGCGACTGACCGATTCACAGGGCCGCACGGTCGACTTCAAGAACACCGTGCTGATCATGACGTCCAACATCGGCAGTCCCCATATCCTCGAGGCACAGCAGCGCGGCGCGTCCTATGAACAAGTCAGGACGGTCGTCATGGGGGAACTGCGGGAACATTTCCGACCGGAATTCTTGAACCGCGTCGATGAACTCGTGGTGTTCCATCCGCTCGGCACCGAACATCTGGTCAAGATCGTGGAAATACAGCTGGCGCGTCTCCGCGAGCGACTGGCTGAGCGACGGATGTCCCTTGTCCTGAGCCCTTCGGCGCTCAGACATCTCGGTGAACGCGGGTACGATCCGGTGTACGGGGCACGGCCGCTCAAACGCCTGATTCAGCAGGAATTGGAAACACCGATCGCGCGATCGCTGGTCAAGGGAGAAGTGCGGGACGGAGAGACGATATCGGTTGACCTCAAAAACGGAAGCTTGGTTCTGGCGCCGACCGTCGCCGAACCGCAGCCGTCACCATCTAACCGATAGAGACGGCGCCACCTTTGGCGTCCTGCGTGAGCCCGCGCTTCTGCTGCTTCTCGATCCTCCACTCCGTCGGCGAGACGTGGAAGAGACGCCCCTTCATCGTGGGGAATTCTCCCCGTGAAAAAGACACCACGTCGGAGGCCTTCACGTCGAACTGAAAGAGAATTTTCCCGGACTCGGCTTCTCTCAGCGCCACGCTGGTGTTCGTCTTCGTCAACTCATAGGCGCGCCGTTCGTTGAACATCATGGCGCTGTCCACCACCTTCGCCAACATTCGGCCGTTCGAGTCGAACAACGCGAAGTTCACCAAGAGGGCCCCGGACGAAGAATGACGGGCGACTTGGATTTGTGGCACGCCCTCGATTTCGATAGTGCCGTTCGAGTTGCGGTACAGATTGGAACCGATTTCAATGTCCATGGTTGGCTGAGCCTCAGTTTCGTATCTTTCTGTCCGTACTTTTTATCCCTGGGACTTACCCTTTTTCAACCTCCCAGCCGCCGGAATCGGAGCGCTGTCTGGAAGTGTACCGAGATCGGGAGACCTCTACCGTCCAAGCGAGCTTGTACCGCTCATCCCGGACGCACTCCTTCCAAGAGCATCGCTCCCCTCGCCGCCGCCACAACTACAGTGGCCGTTGCAGAGTTACTTCCGCAACCAACGCGATCAATCCACTGATTTAGCTGTGAAGATTAGGCAGATTTTTTGAGTCGCTTGCTCGCGTGCAACACGGTAAAGCCGATAACCTCGTTATCCTCATAGCGGATGATCACGTCTTCATCGGTCATCTCGCTATCAGTGGCGTGACTGGGCTTCTTGTAATTGACATACAGCGTGTCGGCCTCAGCGTCGTATGTCAGCCAGACGGCATGCTGCGGTGCCCGGCTCACAGCCGGAATCAGCTTCAAGTATTCCTGGATGTCGGCTATGGCCATACTTGCCTCCTCTTCTCCAAAGCTCCCGGCGCCTATTCCGTCTTTCCATCTACCCCTAGGCATCTTTGTCTCCGAGGTCATTCATAATCAAGCGAAACTGTTCGAGGGGGGATTCGAGGTTATCAACGTTTCACTCTTCATTGTTCCTCCTCTTTGCCACACTCTGACTCAACTATTAGCCCAGACTTGCGCGGAATCGGCGTCATAAAAAAATACCTGCAGTGGCGTTGGATGCCCAGGTAGTTGAGCTCTGCGATCAGCAATCTGCTGCACGCGCATTCTTGTGGCCTGATTCTCCTTTGAATTTAGATCACCATGCAATCCTACTATTAAGGTAGGGAGTTTCCTTGCTGCAACGATCGCATCAGAAATATGATTATCAGACGGACCTAAGCTATGTCCAAAAACCACCAGTGGACTCTCAATATTCCGGAGTTTGTCCAGACAGTACCACAGGTACCCGTTGCCCTGAATCTGTTCAAGCTTCTTTTCGGGAGAGCCTTCAGCCACAAAAAGTGGATATTGCCCTTTAGCGAACCCATCCCGAATAAGCTCTGTAAGACGTTGTCCACTACGTGTCCAGGTATGCTTCCGTAGCTCTCCATTGTGCAAGTAAAGATGGAGCGCCCCATGAAGATACAGCAATCCTCGCTTATCCTTCAGCCGTTGTGAAAAGACTAGGTAGTGGACGTCAGGCTCGTCTTGATCAGCTCTAAAGCAGTCCTCAAACGGCGGAGGATCTCCTGCATGCATTACCACCCAATAGAGAAGCAAATCATAATTGGTCGTAAACACCACGTGAAACGGTTCAAGAAACTTAGCGGTGGAAGTCTTTCGACCATCGACTATATCTCCGGGTGTTTCGAGGTGAGAACTGGAAATTGCTGTGACAAGTGTTCCCTTAATCACCTCCAGATCTTCGGCCATTCCGCTTGATTTATTCTTGACTAATCCATACGTTCTAGCGACCCAATCTGAACCATCAAGAAGTTTCATTACGCCTTCGAAGTTATTGGTTCCATATCGTTGAAACAAGAGTTGTGCACGTCTG comes from the Nitrospira sp. SG-bin1 genome and includes:
- a CDS encoding ATP-dependent chaperone ClpB; this encodes MDMNRMTVKLQEALQSASAHAQRRSHQGIDVEHVLLALLEQEGGTTPALLEGAGLALPAVRQATEQALAKLPQVQGAGAGPGQMHVAPRLTQVLTRAEDEQKSLKDDFLSVEHVLLAMVQEGGVFKKLGLTRDRLLSGLQQVRGNQRVTSQDPESTYQSLVKYGRDLTQLAGQGKLDPVIGRDDEIRRVIQILSRRTKNNPVLIGEPGVGKTAIVEGLAIRIVKGDVPESLKHKKLFALDMGSLVAGAKFRGEFEERLKAVLKEIQSSQGQILLFIDELHTVVGAGAAEGAMDAANLLKPMLARGELHLIGATTLDEYRKHIEKDAALERRFQTVLVDQPSVENTVSILRGLKERYEVHHGVRIKDSALVAAAKLSHRYISDRFLPDKAIDLVDEAAARLRTEIDSLPAELDEVSRKVLQLEIEREALKKEKDAASAARLTALEAELTDKQRDLQALKTRWESEKTSVSRLRKTREAIEDVKLKIDQAERAYDLNRVAELRYGELPRLERELSLEQQHLEKKQDATKLLKEEVDEDEIAAVVSRWTGIPVSRLLEGETDKLLKLEELLHQRVVGQDEGVRAVADAVLRARSGIKDPNRPIGSFLFLGPTGVGKTELARALAATLFDDEGNLVRIDMSEYMEKHTVARLIGAPPGYIGYEEGGQLTEAVRRRPFSVILFDEIEKAHHDVFNVLLQVLDDGRLTDSQGRTVDFKNTVLIMTSNIGSPHILEAQQRGASYEQVRTVVMGELREHFRPEFLNRVDELVVFHPLGTEHLVKIVEIQLARLRERLAERRMSLVLSPSALRHLGERGYDPVYGARPLKRLIQQELETPIARSLVKGEVRDGETISVDLKNGSLVLAPTVAEPQPSPSNR